A stretch of DNA from Acinetobacter sp. C26M:
CTGCACGTGTCCCTGAGTCAATACAGACATGGGTCATCATACCAGTGATCACTAACTGTTCAACTTGATGCTGTTCAAGGATGGCTTGAAGATTGGTTTCTAGAAAGCTATTGGGGAAATGCTTTTCGACAATCAATGATTGATCGGTGATTTTCAGTTGTGGGTGTAATTCAACACCGATGGTATTTTCCTGAAAAAAACTGGCTGAGGCAGGATTAATATGCTGAATATAAATAATCGGTAAATTATTTTGAATAAAATGAGCTTCTAATTGGTTGGTTTTCGCCAAAGCGAGGTCTGGATTGACCAATTCCATTTTGCCATTTTTAAAATAATCATTTTGCACATCAATAATCAGTAAGGCTTGTTTCATTGTTTTACGTCCAGCATTAAGATAAAACAAGAGTAGGGTGAAACTGAGAAATCGGCTATATTCAAATGAAAGCATTGTTGCTGGTTTTCTTTCGTAATGAAAAATGAATATTGAACTTGATCCCATCGACTTAAAAATTATTAAACTGCTGAAACAAGACTCACGTTTAAGCCATAAAGAAATTGGACAGCGAGTGCATCGTACTGGGCAGGCGGTTGGTGCTCGTATTGCACAGTTAATGGATGCAGGCATTATCAAAAATTACACCATCGCGATAAAATATGAACATAAACAATTCATCCAATTGTTTATGAATGATCAGCAAGCTTTTATTGAGGTTGAGCGTTTGGTCAAACAATATGAGCAAGTGGATGAGTGTTTTAAAATTCTCGGCAACGCCTGCTATATGATTGTTAGTCACTTTAATCCGCCACAATTAAATGAATTCATTGAGCAGCTGTCGCAGTGGTGCCGTTATTCGGTTGAAACTGTCATGCGAGAAATTGAGACCCGTTAAAATAAAAAAGCCCCAAGCCGAGCCTTGGGGAGTATTTGCCATTCCTTTTGTTTTTCTTCTTATTTAATGCTGAAAACTACGCTGATTTTGCTGCGAGAAGCTGCTCCTGTTGTTGTTCAAGTTGACGGACGAGGGGTAGAACTTTTTCTCCAAAATATTCAACTTCCTCAATAAAATGCAGAAAGCCTGAAAGCACCAGATCAACCCCCACATTTTTTAGGGCTACAATACGTTCCGCAATTTGCTGTGGTGTGCCAATCAGATTGGTTTTAAAGCCATCGTTATATTGCACCAAATCATCAAAGGTCGATTTTGCCCAGTTGCCTTCACGCTCAGGGGCTGCTGCACCTGCTTCACGAGTCGCATCACCGAAGGCATTCACTGCTTCGACGTTGGCTTGAGCAATGATTTCATTCAATACGGCTTTGGCTTCTTCCTCAGTATCACGTGCGATAATAAAAGCATTGACTCCAATCTTGACTTGTCGGTTGGCTAACTTTGCTTTGCTGCGGACATCATCGACCTGCTTTTTGATTTCTTCAACGCTATTGCCGTTAGTGAAATACCAGTCCGATACACGCGCGGCCATATCACGTGCTGCACGGGAACTGCCGCCTTGAAACACTTCAATATAAGGTTTTTGCAGTGGTTTAGGTTTTAGTGTGTAATTCTGGAATTGGTAATATTTCCCATCAAAACTGTAATTATCAGTCGTCCAGATACCTTTGAGGGTACGAATAAATTCTTCTGAGCGAACATAACGTTCATCATGCTCAGGCCAAGGTTCGCCAATCGCATCAAATTCACCACGGAACCAGCCGCTCACCACATTAATCGCAATACGCCCTTGGGTGAGGTAGTCAATGGTTGCTAGCTGTTTAGCCGCAAGTACAGGCTTCCAAGGGCCAGGTAGGATCGCTGCAATCACTTTAAGTTTTTCGGTCTTTGCCAATAAAGCATGGCTGAAACTCACTGATTCATGTTGGTTTTCTGCGCCATAGCCAGCGGTAAAACGGATTTGTGTGAGGGCATATTCAAAGCCGCTTCGTTCCGCTGCTTGTGCTAAGCGCACATTGTAGTCATAGCTCCAGTCAGTACGTTGTTCAATGTTGCTTACAACGAGACCGCCACTCACATTGGGAACCCAGTAGGCAAATTTAATTGCGGATGCTGTTGTTGTCATCGTTGTATCCTCCATAACAGATATGGTTTATGCGACGTGGGTTAAATTCTTGGTTGACTTCGGGTGCAAGCGAGATTCAGCTGCATCCAGATTCGGTACAGCCGCAGATGGTAAGACTTCTGCCTGTTCGATTTGTTTGTTGATGCCGAGATTCTGATTGGCTTGCTCAGTTTTAGTCTTGATGGCCGCTGCACGTTGGCCTTTGGCTGGTGCCCATTCTAAAATTGGTAAGGCGCGTGCCACAGCGAGGGTGACGCGATCAGACAATTGTTCGCTTTTAACCGTATATTCAGGGGTGAAATCACGATCAGTGGCATAGACCCCAATCGGTAATGTTTGTGCTTGGAAGAAACTGAATAAAGGGCGTAATTGATGTTCTAACACCAGTGCATGACGGTCACTGCCACCTGAAGCGGCAAGTAGGACCGGTACATCAACCAAAGCTGTTTGCTCAACAAAGTCGAAGAAATGCTTAAATAAACCTGTAAACGAAGCACGATAAACAGGGGTGCCCACAATCAATGCATCTGCGGCTTCAACTGCAGCCAAATCATCTTGTACGCGTTGAGGCAGTTGATTACGATAAATTGCACCACCCAATAAAGGTCCAATTTCGCTGAGTTTGACGAAATGTACTTTAATATTAATTGCTTCTGAAAGTTCATCCAGAATCGCCTGCACCAAACTTTCTGTTTTTGATGGGCTATTTAAACCACCAGATACTGCAACAATATTAAGGGGAGTTGAGAGGGTATTGTGATTGGACATAATAACGGCCTAAAAGATCATTTCGAATTGCTATTTATTTATCTACACCGCATGCCAAGCTGTAAAATAAGGAAATGCTGCAAGCTTATCTTTTTTAAAGATATGTCGATAAATCACAATAAATATCAAATTTTAGGTTGTTAATTTTCTGTTTCTATTCAATATTTTTTAATCTGTTTGATGCAAAGATGGTTTTAATCAAGTTATATCAATATTTGATTTATTTTGCGGGAAAAGGAAATAAATCATGTCTTGTGCTTGACCTAGCCTTGAATTGAAAATAGGCTTAAGCGGATTGAATTTAAATAAACATCGTACAGTGACGTACTTGCAGATAGCTTAAGCGCTTATGAATATTTTAATTGTAGACGACCATCCTTTATTTAGACATGCTTTGATTCAAGCGGTTCGTTATAGTTTGCCTCAGGCGCAGATCCAAGAGACTGCAGATGTAGATGAATTCTATGCACGTTTAGAGCATGGTGCAGAGCCTGATCTAGTCTTACTGGATTTAAATCTTCCTGGTGCATCGGGTTTCTCCGCCTTGGTGTATGTCCGTGCACAATATCCCGCGATCCCGATTATTGTGGTTTCGGCACATGAAGAAGTTTCGATTATTCAGCGTGCGATTGCGCATGGTGCAATGGGCTATATTCCGAAATCTTCCCATCCAAGTCATATTGGGGAAGCCATTAAGCATGTTTTAGAAGGTGAGATTTGGTTACCACCAAACTTACCCACCCATGCGGGCTTTGATCCTCGTGCGGCAGATGAAACTGCTTTAGCTGAACGCTTACAATCACTCACGCCACAGCAGTTCCGTGTATTGATGATGGTAGCGGAAGGTTTATTGAATAAACAAATTGCTTATGAACTAGAAGTCTCTGAGGCCACGATCAAAGCGCATGTCACGGCAATTTTCCGCAAGTTGGGCGTACAAAATCGTACCCAAGCGGTATTGGCAATTAGTGCTTTAAATATTGAAGATAAAAAGATGTAAGAGATTGAATGACAAATTCGATTTTTAATTTTATTGAAGATCAGAAAACAAAAAACCAGTTCATAGGAACTGGTTTTTTGTTATGAATGAGATGTTCTATGTAGAACCCAAATTCAATATTAGAAACGGAACTTCGCGTTTAAGCCGATAGTTTGCGTATCTAAGTCAGCATTAACTGCATTTGCGTTAACGTAGCTAGCACCTACAGCAACAGCTGGAGTGATGAAGTAATTTACGTTTGCGCCCCAAGCTGAATCAGGAGTGTTAGCATAGCTAGATTCAGCGTAAGAAGCACCAACGCTTAATTTTGGAGTTAAATAAAGGTCAGTTTTTAATTCGTAAGCAGTGTCATCACCGTAAACAAGACCAGCTTCGAAGCCTACAGCCATGTTTGTACCATCGATGTTACCTACGTATTTAGTACGTGCAGTTACTGCATCCTGATCTTCACCGATAGTTTTTGCTTCAACTACAGATTTTGCAATACCGCGTGCAAGAACACTGTTTGCATCTAAAGCAAATTGATCAGCAATGTTAGTATAACCAACAGCAACTAAGAAGTTAGGAGTAAGCATAGTACCGACTTCTAATGCGAAACGGTCACCGTTGTCTTTTTTGCCATCAGTTTTAGTTTGAGAATGGCTATAAGAAGCGCTTGTGTATACTGGTAGGTAAGGTGTTGGAAGGTAAGCTTCACCTTTAGCACCAATAGATTCATTCTTTTTAGTGATGGTTTCGTCACCACTTTCTTTAGCGAAGCTATAAGCAACAGATACATTAGATGCTTGGTTTAAGAATGCAGCTTCAGCTAAAGGACCTTTAGAAGAATCTACATTTTTAAAGTAGTAAGTACCTTGAGCAGCACCAGTAAAATCTTTGTCATTCTGTTTAGTATCTAAAAATTCAGATTGACCTTGAACTTCTACTTGGTATGCGTGAGCACCGGTCATGGCTAAAACTAAAGCAGTGGCTAAACCGAGTTTTTTCATAATGATTTCCAGCTTTAAAACAATAAAGAGTAAAGTTGGAGCCATTGTATTGTAACAAAGTATGAAGTCAATGTAATAAATTTGGGCTTCCGATAAACGAACAAATGCTGAACAGACTGTGTGTGAAAAGTGAGCGATTGGAAAAAATATTGTCAACCTTTTATAAAATATATATCTAACAAATAGATATGTTTATTTTTTAACGAGATAAGGGGGCTTGTAGCGATCACATCAATAAATATTTTAATTGGTTTGTTCGATCGTTTTGATCGTTTTTTTCGTTTATTGAGTTCTTATTTCTGTCATAAATCCGCGTTCAAAAGTGTGAGTTAAAATAATATTCCGTAATTTTTCTGCGATAGACTTTGCAAAATTATGATATTCATTCTCAGTTAATATAAACTAAAAATCATGTAAAAATTGCATCTTTAATGAGCAATTAGCAAAATCGATTGTAACGATAAACCCGATCTATTTAATCAACTTTACTTTTTGAGAGCTAATTCACATAATACAAAGCAAGGGATATCTAATTTGCATTTAAATATCTCATAACATTTTCTTTGACGTATTTTGATGTTTTTACATCACTGTTTTACTAGCTCGGCTTTCCCCAAGGTCGAGCTTTTTTTTATCTTTTTTCTCAGTTTTAGATCAAATAACACTACAGAAGACATGTAATAAAAGCCTTATAGTGGCTGTTTATTCTACTTTTCCACCTTTTATGCTCATGTCGAAAAAACTAAAAATGCTCACTTTATCTATTTCAATGATGCTGGGCTTACCCTTGATGGCTTGTCAGAATTTTAGTCAACAAAAGCAGCAAACCACGACACAAAAAAGTGAACAGCAGCAGATCGCGAGCCTATTCCAAAATGCTCAAACCAGTGGTGTTTTGGTGATATATGATGGAAAGAAAATTCAAAAATATGGCAATGATGTACATCGTGCAGATCAGCGCTATATCCCAGCTTCGACCTTTAAAATACTCAATGCATTAATTGGCATACAACATCATAAAACTATGCCAAATGAAGTCTTTAAATGGGATGGACAGAAACGCGCATTCAGTAGTTGGGAAAAAGACCTCACATTAGCTGAGGCGATGCAGGCATCGGCTGTACCTGTTTATCAAGAACTGGCACGACGTATTGGTCTCGAGCTGATGACTCGTGAAGTGAAGCGAGTGGGCTATGGTAATAAAAATATAGGAACTCAAGTCGATAACTTCTGGTTAGTAGGTCCACTAAAAATTACTCCTGTAGAAGAAGTACGCTTTGCCTATGCATTGGCAAAGCAAAAGCTACCATTTGATCAGTCAACTCAGCAACAAGTGAAAGACATGTTATTGGTGGATGAAGTTCATGGAACCAAGCTCTATGCTAAAAGTGGTTGGGGAATGGATGTTAGTCCGCAAGTGGGGTGGTGGACAGGTTGGGTTGAACAGCCGAATGGCAAGATCACCGCATTTTCACTGAATATGCAAATGAGCCAACCTCAACATGCCGATGCACGTAAAGCGATTGTGTATCAAGCTTTACAACAATTGGGAATACTAAGTTAATAACTGAGTATAAAAAAGGCCCAGCTTTAGGGAAAGCTGGGCTGAGAAAGGATGTTTAACTTGGGGGAGAAAACATCCTAGAGGGTTACTGGTTTAAATTCTGCAATCTGTCTATGCTTGAATTATGTTCTCTGGAGCGTAATTTGTGAAATTGATAATTTTTATTCTTAGGATAGGGTTATTCGATTAATAGCTAGATGGAATATTCAAAAAAAACTTTATCTGAAAAGTAGATGATATTGATTTTAATGGAAAAGGTATGTTTTAACGACTTCCTCATGCTAATTCATATTTTCATATGAATCATTAGCTCGACTTGTATCTATATCTGAGGAATCAGGATAATGAATGTCTCAGATGAATGTTTCTTAGTTTATTTATCAATGATGAGTCGAGATGATTAAACTAAATGATAAGGTTGAAAAATATAAAGAAAAATAAACTAACGAAGAGTGCTTAGCTTGTTAAAAATTATGAATCAAAACGTAGGGAATGAATCGAATTATATATGGAGGCAACCGATTTGAAAGATATTTGTTATTCATAAATCGTATAAGGATAATATTATTATGAATATTAGTTCTAAGGTGATTGAAACTAAATCTATTCAAAAAATATCTTAATTTCAGTTTTTTACAGGGGTTGTTGTTTTTTAAAAATCTATATTATTCAGTGTATTACATAGAAATATGAGTATTTTTAAATAAAAATCATTCTCGATAAATGTATTAAATGATGAATTCTCCGTCCCATAATGACAATAAAGATTAATGTAACCAAAAACTTAGTTAATGCATGGTCGTGCTATTTGGAATTCGGGTAAAATTAAGTTCTGTTTAAAAATCAATTGAGATCATTTTTGAAAAGTACAAGGTGCCTGAATGGAGCGTGAATTAAAAAGCTCGAAATTACGTTCTGAGCAGATTAGCCGTCGCCTCTTTTTCTGTATGATAGTCATTATCTTTTCGATTTTTTATCTCTCCATCCCTTTAATTATTAATAGTTATCAAGAATATATAAAATCAGAGCAAACACTTACTGAAATTACCTGTCTTCGTACATTAGTCAAAACAGCCAATAAAATCTCCAGAGAACGGGCACCTTCCAATAAAGTAATGTCGAGTCAACCAGATGTGTTATTGGAAAATCAAAAAGAATTATTCGAGTATCGAAAGATTGTTGATGCAGAAATTGATAACACCATTGAAGTTTTAAAACAAAACGGTTTTAGGCTGATTGCTTATGAATTGGAAACAGATTTAAAAGTTAAACTGGCTGCAGCACGGGCCATTGTTGATGCATATGCCAGCACACCACATGCTGAGCGAACGTCGAAGCAATATGATCATGCGATTTTATCAATGTTTAGTGTTTGGGATGAAAGCCGAGAGTTCTTAACTTGGTTATTGGTTCGTTCTAATAGTAAGAACAGCAAGATGTCGAACTACTTTACCTCGATTCTGGTGCTCACAGATATGCGTGATCAGGCGGGTAGAGTCGCATCTAATGTTATGGCACCTGTGACATTTGGTGAAAAAATATCAGATGAAAATCGGGCACGATCATTACAGACACAGCATCAAGCGATCTATCTTTGGGAGTTAATTGATACGATTCAACCTGAACAGTCGAAGACGCTCGAATATGTAGATTTATATCGTCGTGTTAAAACAGAATTTTTAGATAAAGGATTACCTATCATTGCGCGCCTATTAGATGAAAGTAAAAATAATAAAGCGTATTTCCTGTCTGGGACACAATTGACAGAACGAATGGTGGGGAAATTTACTCCAGTAATGGATTTGCAAAACTATATTCTGGATTACAGCATTCGGGTTGCAGTGAATGAAAATAAATTCGCAAAGCGACAGTTTATTTTTACTTTACTTATTTCCAGCCTATCTTTACTGATTGCAATTTTCACCATGATTTATGCCAAGCGTAAGGTGTTCAGTCCCCTGATTCATGCCCGAGATATGATTTTACGTTTATCGGGAACTTCGGATGAATTTCCTTCTGGTAAAAATAATAAAGAAGAGTTTATCTCGCTGTTTGAAGCAATTGATAAATTAAAGGGAATGTTAAAGCAGCGTGACACCATGGAGTTGCAACTCAAGCAGATTGCAAATTCTGATGCGTTAACAGGAGTAGCAAACCGTTTAGCTCTAGATGAATATGTTCAGGTTCTTGAGTCAAAGCCCGAGGGACTGGCTCAGACTTGTGTGATTGCGATTGATATTGATAATTTTAAGTTTGTAAATGATAAGTATGGACATATTGTCGGTGATCAGGTGATTACCATGATTGCTGATCAGCTTAAGAATAATGTTCGTGCATCTGATTTGATTGTGCGTTATGGCGGTGATGAGTTCTTGGTGGTGATTGAGAATATTCAGATGACCGCTGCAAAAGTGGTGGCTGAGAGTATTCGTTCGGCAATTTTAAAAGAAAAAATCGTTATTCCGAATGCCATTGAACCGATTCAGGTTTCAGTCAGCATTGGTGTTGCGATTGGGGCGAATAGCTGGTTAGAGTTGTTAGAAAAAGCGGATCAGTCATTGTTAAAAGCGAAGGTGAAAGGGAAGAATATTGTAGAGACTTAAAGCTTGTGCGGAAGGTGCGATGCTTATTTTTCTTCAGGTATCTTTGATCATTGAATCAAAAACAGGATTAAGTTTCTGTACTTAATCCTGCTAGAAAACTTTAATCTTTTATGCGGAGTATCATTTCAACAAAGGTTTTAAGAACTTCGCTGTATGTGAAATTTTAGATTTCACCACTTGCTCAGGTGTTCCTTCGGCAATGATTTGACCACCACCCGAACCACCTTCAGGACCTAGATCAATCACCCAATCGGCAGTCTTGATCACATCCAGATTATGCTCAATCACCACGATGGTATTACCCTTATTGCGTAGCTCGTACAAAATGTCGAGTAACTTGGCAATATCATGGAAATGCAGACCTGTAGTCGGTTCATCCAAGATATATAAGGTTCGACCTGTATCGCGTTTTGCCAACTCACGTGCCAGTTTTACTCGTTGCGCTTCACCACCTGAAAGGGTGGTTGCTGCTTGTCCTAAACGGATATAGCCAAGCCCGACTTGGGTCAAAGTATCTAAACGACGATGAATCACAGGAATAGCACTAAAGAACTCAGCGGCATCTTCAACCGTCATTTCCAATACATCAGAAATGTTTTTGCCTTTATAACCGACTTCTAAGGTTTCGCGGTTATAACGCTTGCCATGACAGGCATCGCATGGCACATACATATCAGGTAGGAAGTGCATCGCGACCTTGATCATGCCATCGCCTTCACAGGCTTCACAACGTCCACCTTTCACGTTAAACGAGAAACGGCCAGCACTATAACCACGCGCTTTGGCTTCAGGTGTTTGCGCAAACAATTCACGAATCGGTGTGAATAAACCTGTATAAGTTGCAGGGTTTGAACGTGGTGTACGGCCAATAGGACTTTGGTCAATATCAACCACTTTATCCAAATGCTGTAAGCCATCGATTGAATCAAACTTTTCCGCAGTCAGCGTGGTTGCACCATTTAGTTGAGTCGCAGCTAAAGGCAATAAGGTACGGTTAATCAGTGTTGATTTACCTGAACCTGAAACCCCTGTCACACAGGTCATAATGCCCAATGGAATAGTCAAATCCACATTCTGTAAGTTATGTCCGCTTGCACCAGACAATTTGATGACTTCATCTGGACGTGGCGATTGAGTACGCTGTTTCGGTACTTCAATCTTCAATTTACCTGACAGATATTGACCTGTGAGTGAGTCAGGATGATTGGCTAACTCATCATAAGTACCTTCAGCAATCACGGCACCGCCATGAATCCCAGCGCCTGGTCCGATATCAATAATATGGTCAGCAGCACGAATTGCATCTTCATCATGCTCAACTACCAGTACAGTATTGCCCAGATCACGTAAACGAATCAGGGTTTGCAATAGGCGATCATTATCACGTTGATGTAGACCGATTGATGGCTCATCCAGTACATACATCACGCCCATCAAGCCTGCACCGATTTGTGACGCCAGACGGATACGTTGTGCTTCACCCCCTGAAAGGGTTTCTGCGGAACGTGCCAAGCTGAGATAGTTCAGGCCAACGCTGACCAAGAAATGTAAACGTTCACGAATCTCTTTAAAGATTTTATCAGCGATTTCACCTTTAGCGCCTTCAAGATTCAGGTCTTGATAATAATTTTCCGCATCACCAATCGACATTTTAGTGATTTGGGCAATGGTCTTGTCTTTAACTCGCACATGACGAGAAATCTCATTCAGACGCGAACCACCACAAGCATCACAAGCTGCGTTAGACAGGTATTGGGCTAAATCATCACGTACATAATTGGATTCAGTCTCGCGGTAGCGACGTTCTAAATGCGGCAAAATCCCTTCAAAAGCTTGCACGCGGCTGTGTTTACGACCACGTTCATCAATATAACTCAGATCGATTTTCTCTTTGCCTGAGCCTTGTAAGAATTTTTTCTGGGTGTCTTTATCTAGTGTGTTCCACGGTTGATCGAGATCAATACTGAAATGATCAGCCACTTTTTGCAGCATGGTGTAGTAATACGGGCGCTGTCTGTCCCAACCACGAATTGCACCTTGGCTGATTGAAACTTCAGGATTTGGAATCAGTTTATCAGCACTGAAATGGCTGCGTGTCCCCAAGCCATCGCAGACAGGGCAGGCACCGAAGGGATTATTGAATGAGAATAGACGTGGTTCAAGTTCAGCTACGGCACGGTCACATTCAGGGCATGAGTGTTTTGCTGAAAAGACACGTTCAGGATGCTCACCGTTCATCCAAGATAATACTGCGATATCACCGCCTAAACGTAATGCGGTCTCAAATGATTCTGCGATACGGTTACCGAGATCGTCACGTACTTTAAAGCGATCGACCACCACTTCAATGGTGTGTTTTTTCTTTTTGTCCAGTTCAGGTGGGGTATCGATATCAATGATTTCACCATCGACACGGGCACGCACAAAACCTTGGCCTTGGAGTTGTTCAAACAACTGGGTGTATTCACCTTTACGCTCACGCACCACAGGTGCAAGCAACATCAGCGCTGTACCTTCTTCAAGCCCTTTTACCGCATCAACCATCTCTGAAATGGTTTGTGCCACCATCGGCAGATCATGTTCAGGGCAGTAAGGTGTACCCACGCGCGCGTAGAGCAAACGCAAATAGTCGTAAATTTCAGTAATGGTACCGACAGTTGAACGTGGGTTATGGCTGGTGGACTTTTGCTCAATTGCAATTGCAGGGGATAGACCTTCAATCGAATCGACTTCTGGTTTTTCCATTTGTGAAAGGAATTGACGTGCATAAGCCGAAAGCGATTCGACATAACGACGTTGACCTTCGGCATACAAGGTATCAAAAGCCAATGATGATTTACCTGAGCCAGAAAGTCCCGTAATCACCACAAACTTGTCACGTGGAATATCGAGTGACACATTTTTTAAATTATGGGTACGTGCGCCTCGAATACGGATATGACTTTGACTCATAAATACATCTCAATAAGCTGAATATGAAAACGTGTATATGATAGCGATTTAAAATCGTTCAAGTGGTATAAAAATAATTAAAACGACAAATTGTGACGGTTAATGAACTGGTTCACATTTATCTCACGCCAAGCGCCTAGTATTTTTAGCATTCAATGCCTCAGATTACCATGTAAAAATTGATCACTTATTAAAATACATAATTAACTAGACGACTGGTCTAATATTGATTTATAGTATGGCTATGAAACGATCAAATAAAAGTGAAGCCACTCGACAACATATTCTTGATACCAGCTTTGAGCTGGTATTGCGTAAAGGTTTTGTCGGTGTTGGCTTACAAGAGATTCTCAAGGCCTGTGATGTCCCGAAAGGGTCGTTCTACCATTATTTTGCTTCTAAAGAGGCATTTGGTTGTGCCTTACTGGAACAGTATATGGCGGATTATAAAATCCGTGTCGAGCAACTCTGGCAGCAGACTGAACAGAATGCTTATGCGCGGTTGATGGCGTTATGGCAGGCGTGGATCGATGATCCTGTTCATGGTAGCTGGGCCGAGAACTGTCTCATTGTGAAATTAGCAGCAGAGGTTTCAGATTTATCGGAAGACATGCGCCAAATTCTCAACCTTGGTGTGCATCGGTTGACACAACGCGTGTCTTTGTTATTGCAAGAAGGGCAACAACAAGGCTCGATTCCTGCCCATCTTGACCCATTAAAAACGGCCCAAGTGATGTATCAACTGTGGCTGGGTGCCGCCTTGATGACCAAACTGGCCCAAGACAAAGCACCGCTACATTTAGCTTTAGAAACCACTCAACAGCTGCTCCAACCGATTAAGGAATAAAACATGCAAAGTATTATCCATCACAGTTTTGGTGAACCCGTCGATGTGTTGCAGTTGGGTGAGATGCCGCAGCCTGAGCCGAAAGTAGGTGAAGTTCGTATCAAGATGATTATGTCTCCAATCCATAATCATGATGTTTGGACCGTACGTGGTAGCTATGGTTATAAGCCAAGCTTGCCTGCGATTGGTGGTAGCGAAGCGGTGGGTATTGTCGATGCAGTGGGTGAAGGGGTTGATGCAAGTAAATTAGGGCAGCGCGTTGCGGTCGCCGGGGTACATGGTAGTTGGGCAGAATACTTCATCGCGCCAGCAGCAAGTATCATTCCGTTAAATGATGCGATTGATGATCAGACAGCAGCACAACTAATTGGGATGCCGATCAGCGCTTTGATGTTACTCGATTTTGTAAATGTACAAGCTGGTCAATGGCTGATTCAAAATACGGCAAATGGCGCGGTAGGGAAAACGGTTGCCATGATTGCCCAAGCGCGTGGTCTACAAGTGATTAATTTGGTTCGGCGTAGTGATGCGATTGCGGAAATGCAGGCATTGGGGATTCAGCATGTGGTTGCGACAGATCAGCCAGACTGGAAACAACAGGTAAAAGCCATACATGCGGATCAGCCACTAATTGCTGGGGTGGATTCAATTGGCGGCAGTGCTAGCGGCGAAATGTTGAATCTACTCAGTGAAAATAGTCTATTGGTTTCGTTTGGTAGTATGACTGGTGAGACTAT
This window harbors:
- a CDS encoding cysteine hydrolase family protein encodes the protein MKQALLIIDVQNDYFKNGKMELVNPDLALAKTNQLEAHFIQNNLPIIYIQHINPASASFFQENTIGVELHPQLKITDQSLIVEKHFPNSFLETNLQAILEQHQVEQLVITGMMTHVCIDSGTRAAKELGYQSIVIADATATRDLEHEGKSVKAADVQTAFLSALGFFATVQNTADFLGNH
- a CDS encoding winged helix-turn-helix transcriptional regulator, which gives rise to MNIELDPIDLKIIKLLKQDSRLSHKEIGQRVHRTGQAVGARIAQLMDAGIIKNYTIAIKYEHKQFIQLFMNDQQAFIEVERLVKQYEQVDECFKILGNACYMIVSHFNPPQLNEFIEQLSQWCRYSVETVMREIETR
- the sfnG gene encoding dimethylsulfone monooxygenase SfnG, coding for MTTTASAIKFAYWVPNVSGGLVVSNIEQRTDWSYDYNVRLAQAAERSGFEYALTQIRFTAGYGAENQHESVSFSHALLAKTEKLKVIAAILPGPWKPVLAAKQLATIDYLTQGRIAINVVSGWFRGEFDAIGEPWPEHDERYVRSEEFIRTLKGIWTTDNYSFDGKYYQFQNYTLKPKPLQKPYIEVFQGGSSRAARDMAARVSDWYFTNGNSVEEIKKQVDDVRSKAKLANRQVKIGVNAFIIARDTEEEAKAVLNEIIAQANVEAVNAFGDATREAGAAAPEREGNWAKSTFDDLVQYNDGFKTNLIGTPQQIAERIVALKNVGVDLVLSGFLHFIEEVEYFGEKVLPLVRQLEQQQEQLLAAKSA
- the msuE gene encoding FMN reductase, with the protein product MSNHNTLSTPLNIVAVSGGLNSPSKTESLVQAILDELSEAINIKVHFVKLSEIGPLLGGAIYRNQLPQRVQDDLAAVEAADALIVGTPVYRASFTGLFKHFFDFVEQTALVDVPVLLAASGGSDRHALVLEHQLRPLFSFFQAQTLPIGVYATDRDFTPEYTVKSEQLSDRVTLAVARALPILEWAPAKGQRAAAIKTKTEQANQNLGINKQIEQAEVLPSAAVPNLDAAESRLHPKSTKNLTHVA
- a CDS encoding response regulator transcription factor; this translates as MNILIVDDHPLFRHALIQAVRYSLPQAQIQETADVDEFYARLEHGAEPDLVLLDLNLPGASGFSALVYVRAQYPAIPIIVVSAHEEVSIIQRAIAHGAMGYIPKSSHPSHIGEAIKHVLEGEIWLPPNLPTHAGFDPRAADETALAERLQSLTPQQFRVLMMVAEGLLNKQIAYELEVSEATIKAHVTAIFRKLGVQNRTQAVLAISALNIEDKKM
- the omp33-36 gene encoding porin Omp33-36, whose product is MKKLGLATALVLAMTGAHAYQVEVQGQSEFLDTKQNDKDFTGAAQGTYYFKNVDSSKGPLAEAAFLNQASNVSVAYSFAKESGDETITKKNESIGAKGEAYLPTPYLPVYTSASYSHSQTKTDGKKDNGDRFALEVGTMLTPNFLVAVGYTNIADQFALDANSVLARGIAKSVVEAKTIGEDQDAVTARTKYVGNIDGTNMAVGFEAGLVYGDDTAYELKTDLYLTPKLSVGASYAESSYANTPDSAWGANVNYFITPAVAVGASYVNANAVNADLDTQTIGLNAKFRF
- the blaOXA gene encoding OXA-286 family carbapenem-hydrolyzing class D beta-lactamase; protein product: MSKKLKMLTLSISMMLGLPLMACQNFSQQKQQTTTQKSEQQQIASLFQNAQTSGVLVIYDGKKIQKYGNDVHRADQRYIPASTFKILNALIGIQHHKTMPNEVFKWDGQKRAFSSWEKDLTLAEAMQASAVPVYQELARRIGLELMTREVKRVGYGNKNIGTQVDNFWLVGPLKITPVEEVRFAYALAKQKLPFDQSTQQQVKDMLLVDEVHGTKLYAKSGWGMDVSPQVGWWTGWVEQPNGKITAFSLNMQMSQPQHADARKAIVYQALQQLGILS